A window of the Cicer arietinum cultivar CDC Frontier isolate Library 1 chromosome 6, Cicar.CDCFrontier_v2.0, whole genome shotgun sequence genome harbors these coding sequences:
- the LOC101507525 gene encoding uncharacterized protein At4g22758, translating to MLLTKQKKNHNANATRLLISINVLGSAGPIRFVVNEEELVATVIDTALKSYAREGRLPVLGNDIRTFALYCPHVGSDALRPWDTIGSHGARNFMLCKKPQASDADGAGNETTTISRRGGGSWKAWFNKSLNLKISTH from the exons ATGTTGCTGACTAAGCAGAAGAAGAACCACAACGCGAATGCGACCAGATTGTTGATTAGCATCAATGTGTTGGGAAGCGCTGGACCGATTCGATTTGTTGTGAATGAGGAAGAACTTGTTGCTACGGTTATTGATACTGCTCTTAAATCTTATGCTCGTGAAGGAAGGCTTCCTGTTCTTGGAAATGATATCAGAACTTTCGCTCTTTATTGTCCACATGTTGGATCTGATG CTTTGAGACCATGGGACACGATTGGATCACATGGAGCTAGGAATTTCATGCTATGCAAGAAGCCACAAGCATCTGATGCAGATGGAGCTGGCAATGAGACTACTACGATTTCCCGTAGGGGAGGTGGAAGCTGGAAGGCTTGGTTCAACAAGTCTCTGAATCTCAAGATTTCTACTCATTGA
- the LOC140920964 gene encoding protein MAINTENANCE OF MERISTEMS-like produces the protein MNRWCYKQGKHKVHEYKHIIDALTPADVIWRQWEKHMGVIPFDDIMLYTGHLRLCSIVVKYLPERCLRQFGYIQYIPSPPLPDPSRLFDVDVEWFGYVTPVTELFHKLRQATYQCECEYGYLEWFHLVSHPLLVRPDGVPQVPHYSVPPTSADASSSQPAPIL, from the coding sequence ATGAATAGATGGTGCTACAAACAAGGCAAGCATAAGGTTCATGAATACAAACATATTATTGATGCATTGACACCTGCAGATGTTATATGGAGACAATGGGAGAAGCATATGGGTGTAATTCCTTTTGATGATATCATGCTTTATACTGGTCACCTCCGATTATGCAGCATTGTAGTGAAATATCTGCCAGAGAGGTGTTTGAGACAATTTGGATATATCCAATATATTCCTTCACCGCCACTTCCAGATCCTTCTAGATTATTTGATGTAGATGTGGAATGGTTCGGATATGTGACGCCTGTAACAGAGCTATTTCACAAGCTTCGTCAAGCTACATATCAATGTGAGTGTGAATATGGATATTTGGAGTGGTTCCATCTAGTGTCTCATCCACTGCTTGTGCGACCAGATGGTGTACCTCAGGTCCCACATTATAGTGTACCGCCCACCAGTGCAGATGCTTCTAGTTCACAGCCGGCACCTATCCTATAG